In Alloyangia pacifica, the following proteins share a genomic window:
- a CDS encoding CoxG family protein, giving the protein MQMSDTRVIKAPREVVWAAILNPEVLKACVPGCTELTGTPEEGFEATVVQKVGPVKATFKGTVTLSNMTEPEAVTLTGEGKGGAAGFAKGGADVRFAEVDEGTELSYDVDAKVGGKLAQLGSRIIDGFAKKMADQFFTNLQDAVEGPSDAEAAPEAEGAAGEEGKKKGWFKRMVSG; this is encoded by the coding sequence ATGCAGATGAGCGATACCCGGGTGATCAAGGCCCCGCGCGAGGTGGTTTGGGCCGCGATCCTGAATCCCGAGGTGCTTAAGGCCTGCGTGCCCGGCTGCACAGAGCTGACCGGCACCCCCGAAGAGGGCTTCGAGGCGACAGTGGTCCAGAAAGTCGGCCCGGTGAAGGCCACCTTCAAGGGGACGGTGACCCTGTCGAATATGACCGAACCCGAGGCGGTGACCCTCACGGGCGAGGGCAAGGGCGGCGCGGCGGGCTTCGCCAAGGGCGGGGCGGACGTGCGCTTTGCCGAGGTCGATGAGGGCACCGAGCTCAGCTACGATGTCGACGCCAAGGTCGGCGGCAAGCTGGCGCAGCTCGGCAGCCGGATCATCGACGGCTTCGCCAAGAAGATGGCCGACCAGTTCTTCACCAACCTGCAGGACGCGGTCGAGGGCCCGAGCGACGCCGAGGCTGCGCCAGAGGCCGAAGGCGCGGCCGGTGAAGAGGGCAAGAAGAAAGGCTGGTTCAAGCGGATGGTCTCGGGCTGA
- a CDS encoding Ldh family oxidoreductase has translation MTQTYDRTALFALARDLLAGAGLPPDKAETVAELLIQTDEIGVTTHGISMVSYYLPELAKDLMTKEGTHEVLSDKGVCLLWDGNYLPGHWVMTQALQTCMTRAAEYGMAAMAIRRSHHIGCLSALTRIAAEKGYVCYIATSDPSGQWVAPYGGCEPLLTPNPWAVGYPGKDHPVLIDTCASITTLSKVREHINSCTEFAHPWMLDGDGHATTDPTVINQTPKGSILPVGGADHGHKGFAMGLMVEMLTQALAGHGRVESPTRWGANVFLQVMDPAAFGGREAFVAQVEHLSEACRASRPIDEARPVRIPGDRAAVAADRARRDGIALPDEVLTRIRACAADAGLAFPEPR, from the coding sequence ATGACCCAGACCTATGACCGCACCGCCCTCTTCGCCCTCGCCCGAGACCTGCTGGCTGGCGCCGGCCTGCCGCCCGACAAGGCCGAGACCGTCGCCGAACTGCTGATCCAGACGGACGAGATCGGCGTCACCACCCATGGCATCTCGATGGTCTCCTACTACCTGCCCGAGCTGGCCAAGGACCTGATGACCAAGGAGGGCACGCATGAGGTGCTCTCCGACAAAGGGGTTTGCCTGCTCTGGGATGGCAACTACCTGCCCGGCCACTGGGTCATGACCCAGGCGCTGCAGACCTGCATGACGCGCGCCGCCGAGTATGGCATGGCCGCCATGGCGATCCGCCGCAGCCATCACATCGGCTGCCTCTCGGCGCTGACCCGGATCGCCGCCGAAAAGGGCTACGTGTGCTATATCGCCACCTCCGATCCCTCGGGTCAATGGGTCGCCCCCTACGGCGGCTGCGAGCCGCTGCTCACCCCAAACCCTTGGGCGGTGGGCTATCCCGGCAAGGACCACCCGGTGCTCATCGACACCTGCGCCTCGATCACCACGCTGTCGAAGGTGCGTGAGCACATCAATTCCTGCACCGAGTTCGCCCACCCCTGGATGCTGGACGGAGACGGTCACGCCACCACCGACCCCACGGTCATCAACCAGACCCCAAAGGGCTCGATCCTGCCGGTGGGCGGGGCGGATCATGGCCACAAGGGCTTTGCCATGGGCCTGATGGTCGAGATGCTGACCCAGGCGCTCGCCGGCCATGGCCGAGTCGAGTCCCCGACCCGCTGGGGAGCAAATGTCTTCCTGCAGGTGATGGACCCCGCGGCCTTTGGCGGTCGCGAGGCGTTCGTGGCACAGGTCGAACATCTGAGCGAGGCCTGCCGCGCCAGCCGCCCGATCGACGAGGCGCGCCCGGTGCGCATCCCCGGCGACCGCGCGGCGGTCGCGGCCGACAGGGCGCGCCGCGACGGCATCGCCTTGCCCGACGAGGTGCTCACCCGCATCCGCGCCTGCGCCGCCGATGCCGGTCTGGCCTTTCCCGAGCCGCGCTGA